The following is a genomic window from uncultured Draconibacterium sp..
AAATTTACAAACGCAACCGTTTTTGGATGGAATAGAAAGACTAGAAGTGTGTGAGCGTGAGATTATACACTAAGCCGCGCGAAAGGATTCGCACGGCAGCGGAGGTCATTAGTAAAAGTATCCGGTCTGTATTTGCGTTAATTCAGATCGGATTTTTCTTTATTACTGCTCATCCACGAGTACTGCATCTATTATAAGCTCCAGGTTTATATCAAAATTCATTGGTGCTTTTCGGGTGGTTCCTTCTAAGGTAACTGTTATTTGTTTGTCCTCCATTAAAGCTTCTCCAAAAGCGGCATATCCGCCTCCGAACATTCCATTGGTTGTAAAGGTAAGCGAATCCGGCATATTTATTTCCGCAGCACTTTCTCCATCTGAAACTATTAAATAATTAATGGTATCTCCTTCTGCAAGACCACTTATTCCATAGTTAATGAATTTTCCCTGAATGCGTGTGATATCATCCAATTTATCCTTCAGATCATCATTATCGCTAAGGTAATAAGTTACTGATACTGTAAATGCATAATCCGTTCTGCCCGACTCGTGCTCTGTTGCCGATGCTTCGGTTACTTCAATCGGAACCGTAAGCGGAAGACTGGTTTCAATCACTACCGGCTCGTCGTTATCACACGAAAAAAGGAATAAAGAAAAAATTAAAAGTAAAATGGAATTCTGTTTCATGATCTTAATTTGTAATTTAAAAGGCTTTTGTTTTCTGCTTGATGGGTTGATTTTATTGTTTTCTATTTGCTATTTGAGTTTGTCTTAATTTCCAGGCTTATTTAAAATGCTTAAACCTTTCATAGCGCATTTCCATGTACTCTTGAGGCACACTTCCATCTACACGAGTGCATTTACCATGTTCATCAATATAGGCTTTAAAACTCGATGTGTTTTCTTGGTAGATGGTATATTCAGGGTCGTTAGTCGTTCTATTTACATTACTGGTGTAAGTCCATTGTTTTGTTTTGGGATTAATCTTAAGATTCGACTTGTTTGGCGTAAGAAACATCCCTGTTTCAGTAAATTCGTACACCATAACCTTTCCGCCAGAGGGCGTATGTATTACTTGTGTCGGACTTCCTACTTGTTTTAGAATTGCCAATTCGTTCTGCCCCACCAAATCGTTGTAGTTCGATTCGTTTACCACCTTTTTGCTGGAAGAACAAGCAGCAAAAAAGGTAAAACAGAGTAATGTTATATAAATTTGTTTCATGATTAAGTTATTTAAAAGTTTGAGCGGCAATTTATGAGCATTTGTTTTTTAAAAAAAATATTTTCAGGTCAATTAACAATTTTGCACCTATTTAACTTAATTTATATTAACAATAACAACATTAGCTAAGCCACGCGAAAGAATTCGCACGGCAGCGGGTTATTGCCATTGCAAGTTTAGCAGCTTATCTGTTATCACAGCGCCACGATGTTTGGGCCTATCATTTCTGGAAAAAGCGTTTTTCAAAAAACCATCAGATCTGGCTGCGCAATAACCTTAGTACTATGATTTCGCAACTGATCGACAGTGTTGTTTTTGTTGCCATTGCCTTTTGGGGCGTTTACGAATGGCCGGTCCTCATTGAAATTTTTCTAACTACCTATTTGTTAAAATGGGTTGTGGCCGCGGCCGATACGCCATTTGTTTACTGGGCAAAGAAAATTTACAAACGCAACCGTTTTTGGATGGAGTAGAAAGATTAGAAGTGTGTGAGCCGAGTGTTAAGCCCGGCTTGGCGGAATTAATACTTTGTCTGCCCCTTCGTTTGCAACAAGGGAAAGTGGGCAAAGGGAGACTTATCAGACCACTCCCCCTGCCATGTACAATTTATTATAGCCGATGCTTTATTTTCAAATGTTCAAGTACTATTTTATTGCATTGAATCTAAAGGTTGAAATTTAGCTATTGTTTGTTCGCTTTCTAGCATGAACGCTAACAGTTCCTATAAGGGAAGCGGCTACAACCTATAAATATGATACTTTACTGGCAATTTTTTATACCTCGTGTAGTGTTGCGTATTTATTCAGACAGCGTCAAAACAGTTCTTCCTTTTAATTTTCCTTTTAGCATTAATTCAATTTTTTGCGCTACATCCTCCAATTTAATTTCATTGCAAGTATCGGCTAATTGATTGGGCTTCCATTCTTCGGCTAACTTATTCCAAACTATTTTGCGGTATTTCATTGGATAGTTTTGAGAATCTATTCCAATAAGTGTAACACCTCTCAAGATGAATGGAAAAACTGTCAAATCAAGTTTTGGAGATGCAACGTTTCCACAACAAGTAACAACACCTATTGAATTAGTCGATTTAATTATATTTTCAAGTATTACACCTCCAACAGTATCAATAGCGCCAGCAAACAACGGTTTTAACAAAGGCTTTTTAGCAAAATCTTCAATTTCGCTACGTAATAGCACTTCCTCAGCTCCAAGATGAATTAAGTAGTCTCGTTCTGTTTCCTTGCCTGTTATTGCAACCACTGAATAACCGAGTTTACTCAATATAGAGACACTCAATGCTCCAACTCCTCCAGTTGCACCCGAAACCGCAATCTTTCCATCCTCTGGTTTTATCAATTCCGTGAGTCTCAAAACAGACATTCCAGCAGTTAATCCGGCAGTACCATATATCATTGCCTCTTTCATAGTCATTTTTTCAGGCAATCTTACAACCCATTCCGCTGGAACCTGAATATATTCAGCAAATCCACCGTCGGTATTCATACCTAAATCATAACTTGTTACAATTACTTCTTCTCCAATAGTAAATAAATCACTGTTCGATTTTTCGATTGTTCCAACTGCATCAATTCCAGGTATATGCGGATAATTCCTTGTTACTCCTTTATTCCCCGAAGCCGATAATGCATCTTTATAATTCAATGAGCTGTAGTGTACTTTTACTCTTACCTCGTTGTTATTTAATGTACCAAATTCCATTTCTTTGATTGAGCCTTGAAAATTACCATCGATCTCTTCAATTCGAAATGCTTTAAATGTTGAACTATTTTGTACCATCTTTTGTCTTTTAATTTTACTTATTTTGTACAAATATCAGGATAAACATTTTACCAACCAAGAACTTACCTTTGGTTGGGATACGAACATTTATTTCTGTTTTTAGTATTTTAAAGACGTTGAGGGAAGAAAAAAATGAAAAAAAGTTATTGTCCGATTGATACATTTATAAATGTTGTGAAAGGAAAACGAAAAGGAACGATCATTTTACACCTTTTTCAAGGAGATAAAAGATATAATGAATTGGTTAAATTATTAACTGATATTAGTGAACGAATGCTGACCAAACAACTAAAAGAATTAGAAGCAGATGGATTAATCAATCGAACCGTTTTCCCGGAAGTTCCTCCACGCGTTGAATACAGCTTAACTGAACTTGGTAAAGAAATTCATCCTGTCCTTAAAGGAATGTATAAAGGAGGACTCCTTTTTGAAAAGTCTATTGATGAATTGCATAACTAATTATTTACATGTTATACTTTGGCTGTTAAGTATCCCAAATCCAACACAACGTGTTTGTGTATAAAATTAGAGCCAAGCCATTAATTTCATACTTTGCTGTGTAGTTTATTTACTCAAAATTAGTATTTGCATAATCATTAAAACGCTCAAATTCCTGTGGGAAAGTATTGTTGACAAATTCATATTCCCAAAGCTCCATATATCTAATACCTATTATATGTGCTTGCTCAAAAATAGTTGTGTAGTCGTTATTTTCAAATCTTGAAGTTTGGTCAGACCTCCCGATTGCCTGTGAATAAATATCTCCAGGGAAATCAATTAAAGCATTTACTAAATTAGGCTGATAAATATTTTTCCCGGAAATCCACCACATTGCAGCGCCTACTCTATGATTTAAAGAAGGCTCATTCCATAAGTCTGTCATTATTCTGTTAGGAACTGAGGTATCTTCCATTATGTCGTGGACTTCAACAGCTATTGCCTTTTTTGTAAAAGCATTTGCAAATATCCGGGCTGTTTCTTTTACACCATTAACCCAATTATCTGCAGTTAGTCCGGCATCTAAAAGCTCATCTGTTGTAACACCATTAAAATGACCTTCTATACCATTTGCAGTCATTTGTGGAACATATACTAAAACCAAATCTTCGTCTTCATTATATTCATCAGAAAGTGCTTCCGCAAGTAGTGTTAGTCTTTCATTAACTCTAGTGTCCCAAATTTTAGGGATTCGTTTTACTGTATTATTGATTCCATTTATTTCAAAATAATCAGCGCCAATAGATTCTGTCAACCATAAAGGACTATCACCACCAGCCAGAATACCAAGACTCCACTTTAAATTTCGCTCTTTAATAACTTCACGAAATTGCTCTATGCCTGAAAAGTCATAAATCCCTTTATTTGGTTCTATTTCACTCCATTTTACTCGAATTAACGAACCATTAACTTGATCATTATCTAAAGCAGTTTCGTTTCCAAAAGAACTAGTGTAAAGTCCTTTAGGCTTTGTGATATCAGCAGTATTATTTGAATTTTCAGGAATAGAATTATTATCATCTGAATTACAAGAAAATAAAAATAATATTATAAGAAAAGTTAAGTTGTATTTACACATCCTTCGTGTTTAAATTAGTTGTCTAAATTTTAGAGTTCAAAAACAACTTAAGGTTTAATCAGCATTACATACCACGGAAAATTATAAATTGTCGTTGCGGATTGCGGGTGATTTCCTGTCGTGCCACAATGTTGTTGTCAGCCCGAAAACTACAATGCAATTTACAAGGTGGTAGTGGTAGTGTTTATTTGTTCTGCATTTTATTCCGTTTGTAATACATTCATACTGTTCTTACAAATCCTTTTTAAGATAAATCATATCGATAAGTTGAATGTCGCCCTCGAAAATAGGGTGGTCGTAATTCTCTGTGAAAAAATTCTTTACCCGATGTGATTTCTCAAACCCACAACTTTCATAAAATGACAAGATTGTTGGTGTTTCGCCAGTTCCGACAAGCATTGTTTTGTAATCGTTTTTGTAGAAATCAGAAATGAAATCTATCAGTGCTCTAGCGTACCCTTTACCTTGATATTTCTCGTATGTCGCTATGTTTTTCAATTCGCAGGTTTCGTTATCTATCGGAACAACAACGCAAACACTTTTCAAATCATCGTCATATAAAACAAACAAATCTCCACCAGAAAGATACTTGTCAATCATATTTTCCTGTTCGTCTGCCAGCAACAATAAATCAAGGAACTGCTTCTTATTTTCGACAATCTTTTTTATTGTCACCATATCTCTCTTTTTATTCTGTCAA
Proteins encoded in this region:
- a CDS encoding YhdH/YhfP family quinone oxidoreductase, which codes for MVQNSSTFKAFRIEEIDGNFQGSIKEMEFGTLNNNEVRVKVHYSSLNYKDALSASGNKGVTRNYPHIPGIDAVGTIEKSNSDLFTIGEEVIVTSYDLGMNTDGGFAEYIQVPAEWVVRLPEKMTMKEAMIYGTAGLTAGMSVLRLTELIKPEDGKIAVSGATGGVGALSVSILSKLGYSVVAITGKETERDYLIHLGAEEVLLRSEIEDFAKKPLLKPLFAGAIDTVGGVILENIIKSTNSIGVVTCCGNVASPKLDLTVFPFILRGVTLIGIDSQNYPMKYRKIVWNKLAEEWKPNQLADTCNEIKLEDVAQKIELMLKGKLKGRTVLTLSE
- a CDS encoding GNAT family N-acetyltransferase is translated as MVTIKKIVENKKQFLDLLLLADEQENMIDKYLSGGDLFVLYDDDLKSVCVVVPIDNETCELKNIATYEKYQGKGYARALIDFISDFYKNDYKTMLVGTGETPTILSFYESCGFEKSHRVKNFFTENYDHPIFEGDIQLIDMIYLKKDL
- a CDS encoding helix-turn-helix domain-containing protein, yielding MKKSYCPIDTFINVVKGKRKGTIILHLFQGDKRYNELVKLLTDISERMLTKQLKELEADGLINRTVFPEVPPRVEYSLTELGKEIHPVLKGMYKGGLLFEKSIDELHN